CTGATCTGGCTGCCAACGAAGTGACTGAGATCTTCCCGCTCACGTTTGGAGAGAAGCCAGCGCTCAGGTATAgcccctggcccagcccaggccccGCTGGGTCTTGTGTAGGCCTGGGGTCACTCTGCACCCTGGGTTCTGACCGGGGTCATGAGCCAACCCTGGGAAGCTCTGGGTGGCGGGGGAGACAGGGCCCCGGATGCtctgtctggagaatttcagacTGGAGGAgggtgcacacactcacacatacactccacacacatacacactcacatacatacacccACACATTCGCACAGGCATTcacacactcattcacacacGTTCACtcaacccacccacccactcacacacaccatacacTCAACACACTCACACATTCACATACTCACActcaaactcacacacacactcaacacacactcacagccacacccacccacccatacAAATCACACCCACACCACTCCCACACACACtctgacatgcacacacacacacacacacacacacacacacacacacactctgaagcCTGCCCTGAGCTCGGGCATGGGGTGGCGGGGAGGCTGGGGCCGGGCTGGTGGCAGGAGCCTGGCTCCCCTCAGGTCCGTGTACCTCCACAACAACCAGCTGAGCAACGCCGGCCTGCCCCCTGATGCCTTCCGCGGCTCTGAGGCAGTGGCCACCCTCAGTCTCTCCAGCAACCAACTCAGCTACGTGCCCCCCAGCCTGCCGCCTTCGCTGGAGCGGCTCCACCTACAGGTGCCCCTCTCCGCCCGACCACCCCCACGTCCCCACTCCCCTCAGGGCCCTGCACCTCGGTCCTGGGGGACCCCTTGTCATCCCAGCAGTCAAAAGTGTCTTTGGGTCCTTTCCTCCGGCATGGGTAGCTCACAGGCTCTCTCTGAGCAGCCTTGCTCAAAAGAACACCTTGTCCCTTACTCAGGAGTCCCCTGTGGCTCCCTATTGCCCTCTGCCCTGGACCTGCAGTCtcattctctcctcccttcccagaACAACCTCATCTCCAAGGTGCCCCGAGGAGCCCTGAGCCGCCAGACCCACCTCCGTGAGCTTTACCTTCAGCACAACCAGCTGACAGACAGTGGCCTGGATGCTACCACGTTCAGGTGGGGCCTGGAACAGGGCTTTGGTGGGGTGTAGGCTCATGCTGGCAGTAGGGTCTGAGGACTTAGAATCTGGGAGCCCCAGCCTTCCATTTCACCACCCCCCTTTATGGCCAATTCAAAGCCTCATTTGGTGTGTGCCTGTCGTGTACCAGGCGTGGCCAAGCACCTGGCCTCCAACCAGCTGGTGCCTTGGTCTTATTACCCAACATCAAGATGCCACATGAAGATCTCAGACCCAGAACTCTGACCTAGTCACCCCAGACTTACTTCCTGCCCAGATCTCTCAGCTCGTCACCCCTAAATTGAAATCTCCACCTTACATTTCTCAGGTGTGTGCTTgcatgctcggtcatgtctgattctttgcaaccctgtggactatagctcaccaggctcctctgtccatgggatctcccagacaagaatactagagtaggttgccatttccttctccaggggatcttcctgatccagagattgaacctccatctcctcctcccctggcaggcaggttcttgatcACTGAGCTCCCTGGAAAGCCCAGACATTTCTCAGGACAGCTCCTCAACTGTCCCACCCCAACCTGCCCTGCAGTATCCATCAGGGGCCTCCACTCTGGATGCCCAGCCCGACgccacctctctctctcctgtcagCAAGTTGCACCGCCTGGAGTACCTGGACCTGTCCCACAACCAGCTGGCTGCGGTGCCCGCTGGCCTGCCTCGCACCCTGGCTGTGCTGCATTTGGGCCGCAATCGCATCCGCTGGGTGGAGGCAGCCCGGCTGGGCGGCCTGCGGGGCCTGCGCTACCTGCTACTGCAGCACAACCAACTGGGGGCCACGGGGCTGCCAGCCGGAGCACTGCGGCCACTGCGGGGCCTACACACGCTGCACCTCTACGGCAACAGGCTGGACCGAGTGCCCCAGGCGCTGCCCCGCCGCCTGCGGGCCCTGGTGCTGCCCCACAACCGTGTGGCCGCGCTGGGCGCCCGTGACCTGACCTCCACGCCCCGACTGGCCGAGCTCAACCTGGCCTACAACTGCCTGGCCAGCGCCCGCGTGCACCTCCGGGCCTTCCGCCGGCTGCGGGCCCTGCGCAGCCTCGACCTGGCTGGCAACCAGCTGACCCAGCTGCCCTCTGGCCTGCCCGCTGGCCTGCACACCCTTCGGCTACAGCGCAACCAGCTGCGGACCCTCGAGCCGGAGCTGCTGGCTGGCCTGCACCAGCTTCAGGAGCTCAGTCTGGCACATAACCGACTGCGTGTGGGTGGCATTGGGCCTGGCACCTGGCATGAGCTGCAAGCCCTGCAGGTCAGGGGCAGGCTAGTTGGCCATACTATCCACAGGGCAGCTCCTTCACCCCTCTGTCTGCTTGCCCAGCTCCTCCCCTGGAAAGCCTTGAAATGCTAGAGAGCCCCCACTGTATGTAGGCTAGCCCTGGgatgccacgccctcctccaggagatctctgacccagggatggaacccgggtctcctgcactgcaggcagattcttaccatcagagccaccagggaagaatgggGTTGGCCCCAAAGTTCATTAggcttttctgtaagatgttacagcAAAACCTGAAAGAACTCTTGGGTCAACCCAATACTGTCTTTGTGAGTGATCAGCTGCATCAGTGGCTCCCATGGCAGGGACCCTATCTGGGCCCCCATCACCTAGAATGAGGCCTGCCCCAGAAGGGACTCAGTTTACCTCTGTGGAGGGCAGGACTTGGCAGCCATGAAgtaggtggggggagggggcagaagaaCCAGGTTGGGTATACAGGAGGGCCTGGGAGGGGAGCAGGTTGGGGCTTGGCTGAACAGGTGGCCCAGGGCCTGGGGCCACCACGGCGCCATCTCTGCTTGCCTGCCCAGGTGCTGGACCTTAGCCACAATGAGCTGTCCTTCGTGCCCCCTGACCTACCCGAGGCCCTGGAGGAGCTGCACCTGCAGGGCAACCGCATCGGCCACGTGGGCCCTGAAGCCTTTCTCAGCACACCACGCCTGCGTGCCCTCTTCCTCAGGTACCCTGCAGGTGGCCGGGTTAGGCAACTCCAGGTAGACAGGGCAGGGCTGTGGGCTGTGAGAGGGCCTAGGTGGGCCTGTCCCCTGGAACATGCCCTCACACCCATCTTCTGGTCCAGGGCCAACAGGCTTCACATGACCAGCATTGCACCTGAGGCcttcctgggcctcctgcacctACGCGTAGTGGACACGACGGGGAACCCCGAGCCAGTCTTGGTCCGCCTGCCGCCCACAGCCCCACGTCAGCCACGGGCGGCAGGCCCCTGAGCCCAGAGGAGCCCGGTAGAGCTATGGACTAAGGAGACAGTGCCCACCTGGGGTCTTGACCTGACTCTCCTGGGCCTGGAGGGCTGGGCCTGCCCATCCTGTGCTGGCGGGGATACTGGGACGGGCCACTACCCAGACACCCAGGGAGCCCAGGAGACTGGAGCAGCCAAGCGCACACTGGGCGTACAGGCAACCCGGGCCCTGCTGGATGCTCCCCAACTGCCTGTGCAGATGGAGACAACAATAAAGCCTAGACccggccttccctggtggtccagtggtcaagattccacacttccactgcaggaggtgtgggttcaatgcttggttggggaactaagatcctgcatgccttgcagcgtgaccaaaaaacaaaaagaaaaacacccctAGCCCTTTCAAGTGCTCACTGCAGACCAGGTGCCCTTCCGCTTGTGGCAGGGGCTCTCATTGTATCGTATCCAGCAgcggaagctgaagctctggGACGCTAAGTGCGTCCGGCAGTCTAGTCCAGGTCCTGGGGCCCCCGAGCGGCAGGGCTGCCTTGCAAGGCCCTGAGACGCACATGGGTCACCAAGCACCACCACGTATGACCTGACCTTGTGTGTAAACCCAGATACGCCCAAGGCCACCAGCTGGAGAGACGCACGCAGATGCCCTCAGGTGCACTGCAGACCCCAAGGACACACGCACGGGCCTTCACACACATCCCTGCAAAGAGTGTGTGCACAGACCATGTCCTTCACGGGCACGCTCCCTGCCAGCCTGCTCCTCTCGCAGGCACCTCTTCATCAGCCCCCTGGGGTGGGGCAGCCCAGCCCAGGCACGGGGGGCAGGAACAAGAAACAAGGGCAGGACAGAGTGAGCCAGGTGCGGCCCTGGCTGTTTATTCCATGTCTGCCCTGGGGGCCCAGCTGGGCCAGAGCAACCCTCTGGGGAGCCTGGCTGACCCTGGCTCGCCTCAGCGGCTTCTTTGGGGTGTGGGTGGGCATCAGGGTTAAGGCTGGGGAGGGACAGGAAGTAAAGTGCTTGCAAGGGCCCTGGGGGCTTGGTCCCAGCCACCCTCCCGCTTTGGAGGCCGGCAAGGGGCTGTGCACCCCTGGGCTGTGCAAACGGACTTTCTGGGGCCCACCCAGCTGCGCCTGGGTGAGGGGCACACACAGGCTGGCAGGCCCTGCCGACGCCCCCTGCCAGGGGAGGCTCCAGCCGGGCCAGGTGGGCCCAGTGGGGGATGTGTCCGTCCAGAGTTGACTGTCCACTGATTGTCTGCTTGTCTGGTCTGAGGTTGTGGTAGTATTGGGGCCGCAGGCCCGCTCCCAGCTCTCCGGGGGCCGCCTGTCCCTTTGCCCCTCACCGGCGGAGCCGCTGCAGCTGCGGGGAGAAACGGCCTgggtcaggatgggggacacgacCACACTTGCCCACCTGGCTCTCAATGCCTAAGCTGCTCACCTCACTCTCGACCAGGTTCCGTCTATACAGTGCCTCCTTGGCGGCCTCCTAGGGGGTGAAGAAGGAGTCAGCAGGCAGCCCCTGGTGGCCCTGGCCATGCCCCCACGCCCGCCCGGCTCACCCTGCTGCCATCATTGCCCAGACGCCGGGCGGCCTCCGTGTAGAACTGTAGCTGGCGCTCCAGCTGGGCCATGTACTCTGAGGGATGGAGGTGGCGAGGGGCATCAGGATGGGGcctgcagcccccacccctcccccgacACCCATCCCTGAGCTCCTACCCCGCCGCATGCCCGGGCCTCCCTGCTCCAGCTGCGCCCGCTGCCACTGGCTGCGCTGCATGATGTCCTGGTACTGCTGCGCCACCTCGGGGGGCACTGGCCGCCGCGCCTGCCTGAGGCCCAGGATCTGAGGTGGGGGGAGAGGATGCAGAGGGAGCTGTGAGGGACCTGCGGACCCCCCAGTCCTGCCCCACTGAGCCTCGCAGGGCAGTACCCACCTTCCGCTCCAGACGCTCTTGGTCGAAGGCCAGCACACTGAGACTATGCAGGGGCCGTGCTGATctatggggttggggaggggtgaggggctgCAGGGAACTCCCATTCCCAACCCTGTTAATTCAACAAACATACTGGGCCCCGGGGAACAGTGGGAATCAAGCCAGGCCCACCCCTGTATTGCTGAATCCACAACCTGACAGGGACAAGGGGTGTACACCCAGGCAACTGTGATGCCAGgtgtcagggagggcttcctggaggaggtgacggCCAAGCTGGGAATCAAAGGAGTCAGAGTTGGGCAGAGGAGCAAGGAGCAAGTGTGGCGATAGGGGTGCTCAGGGTATTATAACACAGAGTAGCCAAGAGGCTCGTAAAAACTAAATGTAGCCATGAACCAACAGgaagaagtagggaaaaaaaGGCTGGATTATTGACAGTGGTTTGATCACAAAAGGTCTTAAAGATCAAGCTGAGGAGTTTAAACCAGATGCTCTAGGAGAAGAGGAGCCAGGAAAGGTTTTGAAGCAGGTGAGAGACATGCTTTAATTTGTGCTTGATGATAAGTCGTCCAGGAGAGGCTGAGATAAGAGGGGCATTCTCTCCAGCACGGCTGGGCCCAGTCACCTACCTGTTCCCTGGCTCCCTCGTAGGAGCAGGTATGGGAGGAGCCTTCCCTTTGGGCCCAACAACCTGCTTCAGAGAACAGAACTAGTCTTGTGAGTCTCGGCCACCTTGACACAAGCCCCACCTTCCCCCCGGGGCTGCTGGCAGGCAGGGGTCTCACTGTGGGCACGGATGCTGGCACGGGGTCGATGACCAGCCACCTCTCAGTCGTGGTCTCCAGCTGCTGGGCCGTCAGTGGCTCGCGAATCCGAACCATCACCTCCAGCCGCCCCCCTGTGGGCCTGCGACCATCCAGGACCTGGGGGGAGTGAGGGGAGGCTGTTAAGAAGCAGGCagtggggattccctggtggctcagtggtaaagaatccacctgccaatgcaggagacgtgggttcgatccctggtgtgggaagatcccacatgctgctgagcaactgagcccacgtgccacaactatagagcctgtgctctagagcccgggagctgcaagtGCTGAGCCCCCGTGCCGAAACCACCGAAGCCTGTggaccctagagcccgtgctcacaACAAAAGAAGCTCCGCAATGGGAAACCtgcgtaccacaactagagagtggcccccgtTTGCCACAACTCGAGGAAAGCCtctgcagcaacgaagacccagcacagccaaaataaataaaattaccaaaataaagaaataaataaaagcagcagcaggctgtGGCTGGAGGCTCAGGGCTGGGCTCCGGGACAACCAgggaaatttccaaaatatgagCCCCTGGGTATGGCTGAGACACCAGCTGCTCTTAATGGAGCAGGGTGCAGAGGGTACTTAGGGCTGGGTAGTGGGGAAGCCTGGTATTTCCAGGGAGGGGCTGTGCCAGCAGAGAGGACCTTTGGGAGGCTCAGGGTAGGGAGCATCTGGTTGATGTTCGTGAGTGGCATGGCTATACCCAAGTGTTCAGACCAATGTCCACCTCTCACCTCAAGGACCTCTCGGACCTCACATGCCGTCTCCAGGGCATCCAGTTTCAGCTGGGCTGTGCCCAGGACCCGGTCGGTCTTAAAGAGCcccctgtgtgtgtgagaggggaCAGGACGGTTGGCCCTGGGCAGCTCCCCCTCCTCTGGAGGCCCAGACAGCACCTGTGGCCCCAGCTCACCCCTTGTGGACCACTTCGAACTTGATGCCTTTGGTCTGGATGGCCCTTCGGAAGCCACGGTGGCTGCGGTTGATGCAAAGCTTGAACTGCTCCTTGAACTCTgccaggggaaggagggagagaggaggcgcAGGGTCAGCTTATGGTCTCATGGGCTTTCTgcggggaggggaggcgggggaCTGCTTCCTGCCAGGGCTCACCAGGGGAGTCTGTGTTTTTGATCACGCTGGTCTTGTCTTTCTGAGCTTCTTCCTGTGACCAGACAGGAGGTGAAAAAGCTCAGGGCTGGGGCCTGCCCTTGAACCCCTGCCGGAACCACACCCTCCAGGCCTGAGGGGGCTGGAGCCCATCCCCCCTCAGCTCCCCATGTACCACGTTGGGATAGGGGAAGTCGAACCGAACAAAGACATCCAGGTCACCAGGAGACAGCCCTGTGGGAAGACAAGGGTCAGAGTTGGGCAGACGGGTGGACCCCACAGCCCTGCCCCTTGCCTGGTGCCCCCTCACCTGGCGGTGTGGGCAAGCTGATGCCCTTCACGATGAATAGGAGCATGTCGTTGCTGCTGAGGTCAGGGAAGATCCTTCCGGGAGGGAGGGCGGGAGACAGGCACCTCAGTGCCACCGCCCTGCCCGCCTTCTCGGCCCTCCCCCCAGTCTCTTGAGGGTGTCTCAGGTCCTAGGCTTGAGTTTTAGAACCAGACAGACTACAATTCTCTATTGAGGTCTGCCACTGGCTACTTGTTTAGTCCTTTCATAAATATGCACATATTTATTTGGAACCAGCTCTGCACCAGTCAGTGGCCTCACGTCTGTGGGACCTCTTCCCTTGAATAAGATTTCTGGAACCTTCTAGAATTTTCTGGAATCTTCTAGAATTCACCAAGTGCCCTAGCTGCTGTGGgaccttctctttctctgacaaggttttttgagcatctactatatgcCAGCCAGTGTCCTCACTGCTGAAAATACAGAGGTAAATGAGGCAGACCATGCCTGTGTTCAGGGAGCCCTGGCTAGCTGAGTGAACAGATGACCCctgaatatataaacaaacaaaacaaaaacaactctgCAGAGGATTAAAACATGGGAGTGTGCTTGGGAGGTGCTGCTCTAGACAGAGCCATCAAGGAGGGCTTCTCAGGAGAAGTAACATCATAGGTGACTCAGTGTCAAGAAGAGGCTGCTACAGGGACTTCCCctaacagtccagtggttaagacttcgagtttccactgcagggggcatgggcttgatccctggtcacggaATTAGGATCCTACAGGCCatgcagtgcagcaaaaaaaaacttttaaaaaagaaaaagaagaggctgCTACATGGTAATCTGCTTAAGAGGGTCTAAGCAGAGGAGACAGCCGATGCAAAGGTCCTGAGTGGGAACACGGCTGATGTGTCTGATTGACCAAAAAGAAGTCTGTGTGGCTGGG
The nucleotide sequence above comes from Bos indicus isolate NIAB-ARS_2022 breed Sahiwal x Tharparkar chromosome 7, NIAB-ARS_B.indTharparkar_mat_pri_1.0, whole genome shotgun sequence. Encoded proteins:
- the PODNL1 gene encoding podocan-like protein 1 isoform X3, yielding MVTRCPVWGHPDLSLNSQRLSLLLLLLLLPGPQPALGMEDDASFPHLGESSQPPPRACPPRCSCPRPDTVDCDGLDLRVFPDNITRAAQHLSLQNNQLQELPYNELSRLSGLRTLNLHNNLISSEGLPDEAFESLTQLQHIYVAHNKLSVAPQFLPRSLRVADLAANEVTEIFPLTFGEKPALSLSSNQLSYVPPSLPPSLERLHLQNNLISKVPRGALSRQTHLRELYLQHNQLTDSGLDATTFSKLHRLEYLDLSHNQLAAVPAGLPRTLAVLHLGRNRIRWVEAARLGGLRGLRYLLLQHNQLGATGLPAGALRPLRGLHTLHLYGNRLDRVPQALPRRLRALVLPHNRVAALGARDLTSTPRLAELNLAYNCLASARVHLRAFRRLRALRSLDLAGNQLTQLPSGLPAGLHTLRLQRNQLRTLEPELLAGLHQLQELSLAHNRLRVGGIGPGTWHELQALQVLDLSHNELSFVPPDLPEALEELHLQGNRIGHVGPEAFLSTPRLRALFLRANRLHMTSIAPEAFLGLLHLRVVDTTGNPEPVLVRLPPTAPRQPRAAGP
- the PODNL1 gene encoding podocan-like protein 1 isoform X2 gives rise to the protein MRLSLLLLLLLLPGPQPALGMEDDASFPHLGESSQPPPRACPPRCSCPRPDTVDCDGLDLRVFPDNITRAAQHLSLQNNQLQELPYNELSRLSGLRTLNLHNNLISSEGLPDEAFESLTQLQHIYVAHNKLSVAPQFLPRSLRVADLAANEVTEIFPLTFGEKPALRSVYLHNNQLSNAGLPPDAFRGSEAVATLSLSSNQLSYVPPSLPPSLERLHLQNNLISKVPRGALSRQTHLRELYLQHNQLTDSGLDATTFSKLHRLEYLDLSHNQLAAVPAGLPRTLAVLHLGRNRIRWVEAARLGGLRGLRYLLLQHNQLGATGLPAGALRPLRGLHTLHLYGNRLDRVPQALPRRLRALVLPHNRVAALGARDLTSTPRLAELNLAYNCLASARVHLRAFRRLRALRSLDLAGNQLTQLPSGLPAGLHTLRLQRNQLRTLEPELLAGLHQLQELSLAHNRLRVGGIGPGTWHELQALQVLDLSHNELSFVPPDLPEALEELHLQGNRIGHVGPEAFLSTPRLRALFLRANRLHMTSIAPEAFLGLLHLRVVDTTGNPEPVLVRLPPTAPRQPRAAGP
- the PODNL1 gene encoding podocan-like protein 1 isoform X1; this translates as MVTRCPVWGHPDLSLNSQRLSLLLLLLLLPGPQPALGMEDDASFPHLGESSQPPPRACPPRCSCPRPDTVDCDGLDLRVFPDNITRAAQHLSLQNNQLQELPYNELSRLSGLRTLNLHNNLISSEGLPDEAFESLTQLQHIYVAHNKLSVAPQFLPRSLRVADLAANEVTEIFPLTFGEKPALRSVYLHNNQLSNAGLPPDAFRGSEAVATLSLSSNQLSYVPPSLPPSLERLHLQNNLISKVPRGALSRQTHLRELYLQHNQLTDSGLDATTFSKLHRLEYLDLSHNQLAAVPAGLPRTLAVLHLGRNRIRWVEAARLGGLRGLRYLLLQHNQLGATGLPAGALRPLRGLHTLHLYGNRLDRVPQALPRRLRALVLPHNRVAALGARDLTSTPRLAELNLAYNCLASARVHLRAFRRLRALRSLDLAGNQLTQLPSGLPAGLHTLRLQRNQLRTLEPELLAGLHQLQELSLAHNRLRVGGIGPGTWHELQALQVLDLSHNELSFVPPDLPEALEELHLQGNRIGHVGPEAFLSTPRLRALFLRANRLHMTSIAPEAFLGLLHLRVVDTTGNPEPVLVRLPPTAPRQPRAAGP